Proteins encoded by one window of Marixanthomonas sp. SCSIO 43207:
- the fmt gene encoding methionyl-tRNA formyltransferase produces MKDLRIVFMGTPDFAVGVLKKLIEEKKNIVGVITAPDRPAGRGRKLKPSAVKEYAVSKNIPVLQPTNLKDENFLTRLKELQANLQIVVAFRMLPKVVWSLPEYGTFNLHASLLPQYRGAAPINWAIINQEHTTGVTTFFIDEKIDTGAIILKEEVAISEKETAGSLHDTLMDVGSNLVVKTVMMIEKDEAPSIAQEHDVSLKEAPKLTSENTKIDWNDNIDSIDAFIRGLSPYPVAWSTLNNGEETLKMKLYEVSKEHVDHSETPGNVTVDKKTIQVAAKDGYIYINVLQLPGKRKMDAASLLNGFSFTEDANLA; encoded by the coding sequence ATGAAAGATTTACGTATTGTTTTTATGGGCACACCAGATTTTGCAGTTGGTGTACTCAAAAAACTTATTGAAGAGAAAAAAAATATTGTAGGTGTAATCACCGCACCAGATAGACCAGCAGGAAGAGGTAGAAAATTAAAGCCTTCTGCTGTAAAGGAATATGCTGTCTCAAAAAATATTCCTGTTTTACAACCTACCAATTTAAAAGATGAAAACTTTTTGACTAGGTTAAAAGAGTTACAAGCCAATTTACAAATAGTTGTCGCTTTTCGTATGCTGCCAAAAGTAGTATGGTCGCTACCAGAGTATGGTACTTTCAATTTACACGCCTCTCTCCTACCGCAATATCGTGGAGCGGCTCCTATTAATTGGGCTATCATCAATCAAGAACATACAACTGGTGTAACCACTTTTTTTATAGATGAAAAGATAGACACCGGAGCTATCATTTTAAAAGAAGAAGTTGCTATTTCAGAAAAAGAAACTGCAGGAAGTTTACACGACACTTTGATGGACGTAGGCAGTAATCTTGTAGTGAAAACTGTTATGATGATTGAAAAAGACGAAGCACCTTCAATAGCTCAAGAACACGATGTATCTTTAAAAGAAGCTCCAAAACTTACTTCAGAAAACACAAAAATAGACTGGAATGACAATATTGATAGTATTGATGCTTTTATAAGAGGCCTATCACCATATCCTGTAGCGTGGAGTACTTTAAATAATGGAGAAGAAACCTTAAAGATGAAACTTTATGAAGTATCTAAAGAACACGTTGATCATTCTGAAACACCCGGAAATGTAACGGTAGACAAAAAAACTATACAAGTTGCTGCAAAAGATGGGTATATATATA
- a CDS encoding ATP-dependent DNA helicase RecQ translates to MKTPIQILENYWGFQSFKPMQEEIIASVLNDQDTVALLPTGGGKSICFQVPALLKPGTCIVVSPLIALMADQVSTLKERGIKAMHISGGISFTELQTAMDNVLYGNYTFLYLSPERLQQEIVQNTIRQMNVSLIAVDEAHCISQWGNDFRPAYKNITVLRELKPLAPIIALTATATPEVLDDTIKELNLELPEVFKNSFVRANLAYKVLRVDDKLYKIEQLLKKNTQSAIIYVRNRKSTVETSNHLNQLGFSSTFYHGGISKKEKDDKLEKWRSGNIPIMVATNAFGMGIDHPHVRFVIHIQLPESIESYFQEAGRAGRDGMYAQAVLLYNEYDKKLVQKQFIDALPTPKNLKFLYRKLNNYFQISYGEGEFQEFSFNFRDFCEVYNLNILLAYNSLQSLDRLGVIQLSQEFGRKSTVQFLVSSEQVLDYFTTDMKASIIGKTILRLYGGIFETPTHIDLDIISKKTGQSIEVIISVLQKLERDEIISLLLKVTDATITFLKPREDDKTINVVAKEVKVLNKKKKKQVAAVLHYVENNKECRSVQLARYFGDIEAKVCGICSVCASQKLSTSKDESILIAEKIIQLLEEKEMDARELSEKSTFTSEKIIYVLRLMLDKGTVKLNTKNQFYLNS, encoded by the coding sequence TTGAAAACACCAATACAAATTCTTGAAAATTACTGGGGTTTCCAATCGTTTAAACCGATGCAGGAAGAGATTATTGCATCTGTACTTAACGATCAAGACACAGTCGCTTTACTACCCACGGGTGGTGGAAAGTCAATTTGCTTTCAAGTTCCGGCATTATTAAAACCCGGAACATGTATTGTAGTATCACCACTAATTGCTTTAATGGCAGATCAAGTAAGTACATTAAAAGAACGCGGTATTAAAGCGATGCATATTTCTGGAGGGATTTCTTTTACCGAATTACAAACTGCAATGGATAATGTGCTGTACGGCAATTATACCTTTCTTTACCTATCTCCAGAACGTTTACAACAAGAAATAGTACAAAATACGATTCGGCAAATGAATGTGAGTTTAATTGCTGTAGACGAAGCACATTGTATATCGCAATGGGGAAATGATTTTAGACCAGCTTATAAAAACATTACCGTGTTAAGAGAGTTAAAACCATTGGCTCCAATTATTGCGCTTACAGCAACAGCAACTCCAGAAGTGCTTGATGATACTATTAAAGAACTTAATCTAGAGTTACCCGAAGTATTTAAAAACTCATTTGTGAGAGCTAATTTAGCTTACAAAGTTTTGCGTGTAGATGATAAACTCTATAAAATTGAGCAACTCCTTAAAAAAAACACACAATCTGCCATTATTTATGTAAGAAATAGAAAAAGTACGGTTGAAACCAGTAACCACTTAAATCAACTAGGTTTTTCTAGCACCTTCTATCACGGCGGAATTTCAAAAAAAGAAAAAGATGATAAGTTAGAAAAATGGCGTTCTGGTAATATACCCATAATGGTTGCTACCAATGCATTTGGTATGGGTATTGATCATCCTCACGTTCGGTTTGTGATACACATTCAATTACCTGAAAGTATTGAGAGTTACTTTCAAGAAGCTGGCCGTGCAGGTCGTGACGGAATGTATGCTCAAGCAGTATTGCTGTATAATGAATATGATAAAAAACTGGTTCAGAAACAATTTATTGACGCGTTACCTACTCCCAAAAATTTAAAGTTTTTATACCGCAAGTTGAATAACTATTTTCAGATTTCATACGGTGAGGGCGAGTTTCAAGAATTTAGCTTCAATTTTCGTGATTTTTGTGAAGTTTACAACCTTAACATTTTACTTGCTTATAATAGTTTACAATCACTAGATAGACTGGGAGTTATACAACTTTCACAAGAATTTGGCAGGAAATCAACAGTGCAGTTTTTGGTATCTTCAGAACAAGTTTTGGACTATTTTACCACAGATATGAAAGCTTCAATTATTGGTAAAACAATCTTGCGTCTGTACGGGGGAATTTTTGAAACCCCAACTCATATTGATTTGGATATAATTTCAAAAAAAACCGGACAATCCATTGAGGTTATTATTTCAGTTTTACAAAAATTGGAACGTGATGAGATAATCTCACTATTGCTTAAAGTTACTGATGCCACTATTACTTTTTTAAAACCTCGTGAAGATGATAAAACAATAAATGTTGTCGCAAAGGAGGTTAAGGTTTTAAACAAAAAAAAGAAAAAACAAGTTGCTGCTGTGTTGCATTATGTTGAGAATAATAAAGAATGTAGAAGTGTTCAGTTAGCCAGATATTTTGGCGATATAGAAGCAAAAGTTTGTGGTATTTGTTCGGTGTGTGCTTCTCAAAAGCTTTCAACTAGTAAAGATGAAAGTATCCTTATTGCCGAAAAAATAATACAACTCTTAGAAGAAAAAGAAATGGATGCTCGAGAGCTTTCAGAAAAAAGTACTTTTACATCAGAAAAAATAATTTATGTATTACGGTTAATGCTAGATAAAGGCACTGTAAAACTTAATACAAAAAATCAATTTTATTTAAATTCATGA